The Jaculus jaculus isolate mJacJac1 chromosome 14, mJacJac1.mat.Y.cur, whole genome shotgun sequence nucleotide sequence GCCAGTGGGAAGTGAAAAAGATCAACAACGCTCACACTGTAAGTCCAGCCCCACCCCACCTGCCGCATGGAGGGGCTGACACGGCAGCCTCCATGTTCTGAAGGAGAGCAGTTAGTTACATAGCCTCCTCAGCCCATGGCAATGTGGCACTGGTTTCTGGGAAGCTGCCATGCCCAGGAAGACTGAGGCAGTGGCGGcagccctcccccctcccccccccgcccacctgCCCTTTGGATGCCATAAATACTAGCACCGCCCCCAGCCAACCTGAGTGATGTTACAAAGAGCATCATGGAGCTTAGTTCATGGTGCTTCCTGGGTCTTGGAACAAAGGTTCGAACAgtccaaaaacattataggcaatAGGGACACTCACATTTCTTGAGCCCCTGTGTGTCTTGTAACTCTCAAAATCATGTAAATGAAAGAGAGAGTCAATAAACATTTCCAGGCTCATCCACATCATAGCATGTGTCAACACTCATATTTTCTATCATTCCCCACCAACAGACAGTAGACattttcaggttttgtttttttttgaggtagagtctcactcttgcccaggctgacctggaattcaccatgtagtctcaggctggccttgaactcattgcaatcctcctacctctgcctcccaagtgctggcattaaaggcgtgcgccaccatgccagcaacattttcagtttttatgaGTAACTGTTGGCGTGGACATTCAGTGATATGTTTTTGTCTAACTATGGTTCTAATTATCTTAGGTGAAAGGGCTGAGTCATCTGATAATTCTagctttaacttttctttttttctttcctattagtatatattcattgtacaaaatGACAAGCTTCATTTTgacgttttaaaaaaattttaatttattagagagagagagaatgagcacaccagggcctttagccactgcaaatgaactccagatgtgtgtgatatTGGGAGAGTGATCTGGGTGTTAAGAGTAAAGTATTGAAACCTCTCTCTCCCTTGTATTTTAGCCTTAATAGTATCTGTTCAAGgcaggggagatgtctcagtggttaaggagcttgcttgcaaggcccaacggcctgggttcaattcctcaatacctgtgtaagtccagatgcacaaagttgtgcatacatttggagttcatttacagtggcaggaggccctggcactcccattctctcactctctctctctctctctctctctccttgcaataagtaaaatatattttaaaagcatctaggggctggagagatggcacagtggttaaggcgcttgcctgcagagcctatccacccaggttcaattccctggtgcccatgtaaagccagatgtgcaaagtggcacatgtatctggagttcattcttaatggctagagaccctggcacacccattcattccctcccccattctctctacttacaaataaataaataaataaaattatacaaaatagtATGTTTATAAAATTTCAAGCTTTATATTAGGTACACAGAGATTTATCATCACTGTATCTTCTTACTGAATTGATCCCTTGATCATTGTATAAGTGACTGACTTCATCTCTTCCCAGTAGGTCAGATAAATGTAGCTATTCCTGCCTGGTCTTGGATTCTGTTTGCTAAAGTATCATTTCCCATGCTTTCACTTTTAGTCTGTGCTATCTACTGGTAATGTGGGTGATAGCCAGCATATTATTGGGTCTTGTTTTTAATCCATTCAGTGTCTTTAAGTaatgaattaaggccatttacACTGGGAGACTAAGGCAAAAGTatggtgaattcgaggccagcctgggctgcataactAAACTCTTATCACGTCAGCTGTCTGTCATCATGCAGGCTTGAGAAAGGGCTAACAGGCTTGGTTCTATAGAATGTTTTCCACTGGCATAAAAGAAGAGTGTCACCACTTGTTCTCTTGGGCAGATTGGCTGCAATGCTGTCAGCTGGGCCCCTGCTGTGGTGCCTGGAAGCCTCATAGACCAGCCGTCAGGCCAGAAACCCAATTACATCAAGAAATTTGCATCGGGTGGCTGTGACAACCTCATCAAGCTATGGCGGTGAGTGGGCTGTGTGGATTTCTCCTCAAAGGGACactttggccagccagtccatcAGAAACAAGGTCACTGTTCCCCTCCTGCTAGAAAACCCTGTAGTCAGTCTATTAGGACATCCTTTCTAAAACACAGCACCTTGCTCCTTTTTCAAGCACTTTTAGAATTCACAGGATTCCTAGTCTTTGGACTTAAAGCGGAGGAAAAAAGCACTTTCTGAAGGCTTTTGTGCAGCTCAGTGAAAGCTGAATTTCACAAGCTGCTTAGCAGTGATTATAGAACAGGAAAAGTGGAACCTCTGCCCATTTCCCACCTTACGTCCCTCTTGGTTTCCCTTGTAGGGAGGAGGAAGATGGCCAGTGGAAAGAGGAGCAGAAGCTGGAGGCACACAGCGACTGGGTTCGAGACGTGGCCTGGGCCCCCTCCATCGGCCTGCCCACCAGCACCATCGCCAGCTGCTCTCAGGTCAGCGCAGGCCCGTGAGAGCACCCCTTGTCCTTAGCCTGCAGTAAGCCCCATTAGCCCTTTCAGGCTGCCTGGAAAAGTCTGTcaggaagggagaacagcagggCCAGGTCATCCGACAGTGCGGTCTACCACCAAATTCAAGTTCCCTCCTGACCCTTTTGTAAGGAGGGATGGAGGTGCCCAGATGCAGTACTGAGTACTCCCAAGCAAGCATCAGGTGGGGTGGGAAATTGCCGTCTCCAATTAGACCAGGGCCAGACCTTTTGTTCCActagaatctgttttatttggtTCTAAATTTGGAGAGGATTTTTGGGTGTTCACTTGTCCATCCTCCTCGGAGCTTGGTTTTACAACAGCTGGTAAGGTGACAAAGTAACCACAGGGAATGAGGTGGCATTGCGTGATCTATACCTACTGTGGTGTGTTCTTGGGGTACAGGGGAGTGCCCCTGCCTCCACATCTCTTGGTTGAGAGTATTCTAAATATCTGAGAGAGaggtgggcatgccaaggcctctaaccactgcagatgaactccggatgcatgagccaccttgtgcatcctgctttatgtgggtcctggggaattgaacctgggtcctttggctttgctggcaagtgtcttaagtgctgagccctctccagccccatcgttTGAGAGGCTTTTGCCTCCATCTCATGATGTGTATCTTTTTCTAGGACGGTCGAGTGTTCATTTGGACCTGTGATGATTCCTCAGGCAACATGTGGTCACCCAAACTGCTGCACAAGTTCAACGATGTCGTGTGGCACGTGAGCTGGTCCATCACAGCCAACATCCTGGCCGTCTCGGGCGGAGACAATAAGGTACGTCCCGTTCCCAGAGCTGGAGCACACAGGGCCCTGATGAGCTTTCCCTGGCCATTCCTGCCTACTCACAGATGAGAATGCGTCCTTAGATTACATACTGCCCCTGTTACACACAGAGGGAGTTAACTTGTGCAGGGGTCATGGTCACAGAGCTGCCAGGTGGCAGAGCCATCCAATCTGTCAATATCCTTCACCCTAACCATCTGGCACCTCTGTATAGTAATGGTTAGCTAGCTCTGCCAAAAGGCAGTTATACATATTAAGAAAGGCTGTTAACAgtgactggacatggtggcgcacgcctttaatcctagcgctagggaggcagaggtaggaggatcaggagagttcaaggccacctgagattgcatagttaattctaggtgaatctggactagagtgagaccctacctcggagaaaAACAGCGCACATCCCCTTGAAGGTCTCTCTGTGACATTAGCTGGCACCCTCTGCCATAGGACATGGCTCCTCTTTGCACGAGGTCCGCAGGTGTGGGTgcagccttgttcttctttatgtcTCTGTGACTAGGGGCCTTATGCAGAGTTTGTCCTTATGCGACTGGCTtgtttcacttagtataatgtccTCCCTTGAAGTTGACTGGTGAATAAGTGAGGACAAAGGTCTCTTTACCCCGCAAGTAGCTGTTTCTGATCTGCAGTGGTTCTGGAACAAACCAGCAGGCCCTCTCAAAGGATAGCACCTagtcctcctctctttctgtgGAGTGTCATGATTGGGACCTGAGGTTTGCGTTCATGGTACCTTACCTGGCTCAAGCAGGTCTGCCGTGACATTCCTGAGGCACTTTCCACACTACTCCACCTCCCCTATAGGCCAGCTTGTCACTCGGGAGCTAGGAGCCTACTTTTGAGGGGTCCGTAGTTCCTTCACAGAGACAGTAGAGTGGGGCCTTGGGAAGTCAGGGGATGGGTTCAGCTTCATCTCATGAGCTGCGCAAGCGAGTGCACTTGCCTCTGTGGAGCTCACTGCCGTGGGAGAATGTTTTTAGTCAACTTCAGTGACAGTGACGTGTGCTGAGGCACAGTTAAGACTTTTAAAACAGGCAGTCTGAGCTAGGAGTGGTGCCACACACCCTTAACTCCAGCACCTGGTAGGCACTGCCGTTAGTTCtacctaggccagcctgggctagagtgaggagcCTCACCCCCGAAACAGACATTTCACGTGTTCTGCAGTGAGCCTTCCAGTACAAGTTGTACCCCACCTCGTCTCTTTCTGCTCTCTGCCAGCCCCAGAACCCAACTTGTGACTGCTGTGCTCTAGGGACCATCATGCTGTTGGTaacccacacccacacccttcCTCTGTAACTATCACTTTTGCCTGCAATCCCTAcatcattttccttttaaagttttatttatttgagaaagagaagaaggggcacgccagtgccttcagccactgcaaaccaactccagatgcatgcacccccttgtgtatctggcttatgtgggacctggcgaatcaaaccatggtccttaggcttcacaggcaaataccttagtgctaagccatctttccagctctcctaCATCATTTTCTTAGGCTCTGTTGTTTtttaaactccaggtgcatgtgccactctatgcatctggcatatatgtgtaatggggaattgagcctgggtcctcaggcttcacacacaagcaccttaacctgtaagccatctctccagcccctgggatcTGCTTTTATTCCTATGCACTCATTTTCATGTGATTGCAGTGGAGGAGGCAAGTGCTATTGTCCCACAGGTCCTGTGTCACCCCGTTTGGTGGGGATGAGGCAGGTGCAGAGCTGTGACTGTGACTGACTTGCAGGTGACCCTGTGGAAAGAATCTGTGGATGGACAGTGGGTGTGCATCAGTGACGTGAACAAGGGCCAGGGCTCTGTGTCAACATCCGTCACAGAGGGCCAACAGAACGAGCAGTGACAGCACAACAGGCCTGGACTGCCCCCCTCTGGGGACAATCGACCAAACAACTGGGAAGCAGGCTCCCAGCTCCACTGCGATCTGTGCCGGGGTTGGTCACAGATGTCATCGCCGAGGCTCAGCTGCTGTAATGGGATTGCGTACAGTGTGCAGTTTACTGCCCAGCTGAAAGCATTTGTATTAAGAAGAATCGATAAAtgactattattttaaaatatttttggccatttttatgTACCTTTGGGTTCAGGATATTTCCAGACCAATAAAATCATGTTGCTTATAATTGTGGCGGCATCATCCCGCCAGAGCAAGCCCTCCACTTGACTTGCGCTTCAGCAGGCCTGCCCTCACAGGACAGTTGCCCCCTCGGGGTACACCTCTCCTACAGAGCAGAGCTCAAGATGCATGTCCTCGCAGTGCAGGACACTAAAGCAAGATGCCGTGCAAGGTTCACTCACTGGTTCATCTGCTGAGGCAAGAGGCACTGCGCATGctcgcacacaaacacacgcacgcaGATAGTTACTTGAAAACAGAAGGGGCGTACCAGGgtctagtgccactgcaaacaaaaccaagacacatgggccactttattcatctggttttacatgggtctggagaatcaaaccccagctgtcagactttgcaagtaagtgcctttacctgctgaggatctctgcagccctaaaatcttgtttaaaaaaaacaggggcgagggctggagagatggctcagcagttaaggcgcttgcctgcaaagcttaaagacccaggttcgattccccagaacccatgcaacccagatgcacaatgcagtgtatgtgtatgaagtttgtttgcagtggctggaggccctgttacacttattctccctctctctgcccctttctctctcaaataaataatgaaatactttaaaaaaaaatgcatgagccggatgtggtggcatactcctttaatcccagcactcaggaggcagagatagaccaggagtctgaggccaccctgagactacataatgaatttcacgtcagcctgagctagagtgagaccctacctctaaaaaccaaacaaaagaggTCGTCTGAGGAGATAGCCTGGTGTTAAAGGTggttgtttgcaaaggctgccagccttggttcagttcctcagtacctttTGTAGTAGTCAGCTtgatgttgctgggatgaacttccaaaccaaggagaggaatttatttgaagcttacagatccaggagaaactCCATTctggcaggagaagctgggccCCTTTtacaggtccaggcagagagaaataccaccaccagcaccagaaGCAAGCATGCTCCAGGACCCCCAGGCAGAGCGCAAGCACACTGCATATCTGTagtctggaattccagatctgcccccacaatttagggctggaccctaggatccacccacagtgacacctccagccaggtagctagaaaTCCAACAGGCTTTAGTAAAACTGCTGAATACACTGAAGCGcgtccattcaaactactacacctacaaaaagccagacgggggctgaagagatggctcagtggttaaagcacttgcaaagcctgaacacCCAGTtgccattccccaatacccatttaaaaccagatgcacaaagtagcacatgcatctggagttcatctgcagtggctagaggccctggtatgcatatTCTCGCCCTGCAAATATTGAAGagccggggctagagagatggctcagtggttacggtgTTCACCtttaaagcctgaggacccaggttcgatttcctagtacccatgtaaactagatacacatggtggcacatgcatctggagtgcccatattctcactATAcatctgcatcttttttttttcaaacagataaaaaatatgtgtgtgtgtgctgaacaggtacaagagaccctgacacacacatgcaaataaatggtgcatgcttgcaaaaacctgccagcctgggctcaataaCCCAAAagccatgtaaaacagatgcacaaagtggtgcattcatctggagttcatttgcagtggcaagaatccctggtgcacccattcttaccCTCCCTACTCCTCccctgcaaataatttttttggggcaagcgacaccttttttttttaatgtgagagagagacagttggtgtgccagggcatccaaccactgcactcaaactccacgTGTGTCCCCCGTTGTGCACACGTGTGGCCTTgtgcgcttgcgtcactgtgcatctggcttacatgggacttggagaattgagcttgagtccttaggcttcacaagctaactgctaagccatctctccaaccggcaaataatttttttttaactgcattCTTATGAGCTCTCCACGAACCCAGTGTGGCCAATGCTGGTCTCCATGGTGCCTGGTCGGAGTTTGAGTCACCAGGAACATAGAACATTTCAGCACggtggcagggggtgggggtgaaGGTGAACGTGGCACCAGAGGCCAGGGAGGACTAAGATCCAGGGAAGGAAAAGGGCTCATATGGGCGCAGCAAATTGGGATCGAGTACAATGGGCTCGCCCAGGGTCAGGGACCTGGGTCACTGTCAAGGCTGAGGGTACAAATGGTTGGTGAGAAAAACAAGGCAGGAAAGCTGTCATCTGCTGGTGCTAGAGCCAAGGTGGGGAAGTGAGCAGGAAACGGCAGCGGAGGCGGGGACCTAGGAGTGATGTTGGGATCGCTCGGAACAGCACTGTGAGCGCAGGAGTTTCTGACAGAATCTAAGAACAGAATACCCACTGGATTCAAAGACACGGTGTATAAAACATTCCATGAAGAATTTGTCATATTTCACGTTAAACAACATATTGCAGAGATGCAGAGTAAATAATATAGCGTTAAaattaatttgggggctggagagatgtcttagcggttgaggtgcttgcctacaaagccaaagacccaagttcaattctccaagacccacataagccatatgcacagggtgacaactgcatctggaacttgtttgcagcggctgatggtcctggcatgcccattctctttctctatctgcttctttctctagctctcaaaaaaaaatgaataaaaatatttttaaaaaattaacttggtTTTGACTTTATCTTTGAAATAAGGTTTTACACTATAGCCTCGGCTGGCCTTATGGCAATTCTGTTTTAGCCTCCAGATTATAAACGTGAATCACACCtggtttttgttctttaaaaaaacacaataaaaacatatttatttgaaagagtttggggcacatcagagcctcttgccactgcaactaactctagatgctttTTAACTCTAGAtgtactttgtgcacctggccttatgtgagcactagggaattgaacccaggccaacaggctctacaagcatctttaaccagtgagccatctctccagccttttatttttaaaaattttttcgaggggctggagagatggcttagtggttaagcgcttgcccgtgaagcctaaggaccccggttcgaggctcggttccccaggtcccacgttagccagatgcacaagggggcgcacgcgtctggagttagtttgcagaggctagaagccctggcgcgcccattctctctctctccctctatctgtctttctctctgtctgtcactctcaaataaataaataaaaaaatgaacaaaaaataaaaaaaaaaaatttttttttcgaggtagggtttcagttgtcccaggctggcctcagtcatggtgatcctcctacctctgcctcctgagtgctggggctaaaagtgtgcgccaccacacccaagccTTTTTTGAAAGGGTTTTGCTAGGTTGCTCAagctgacctctgcctcccaagtagcagCATTACCACAAGAAAcatggctttcttcttttcttttttattattttccaattTTAACGTGGATCATAGAAAGCTTAAAGTTCATAAGAACTTCctatttgatgggctggagagatgacttagtgattaagcacttgcttgtgaagcctaaggaccccagtttgaggcttgattctccagtatccacccACGTAAGCaggatgaacaaggtggcacgtgcatctggaattctgcctgtcactctcaagtaaaaataaatatttaaaagaattttttaattctatttacttacttgagagagaggggagataaataggcaggtaaagagagagaatgggcatgccagggtctgcagccactgcaaacgaactccagatgcatgtgccctcttgtgcatctagcttaagtaggtcctggggaattgaacctgtgtcctttggctttgcaggctagcaccttaaccactaagccatgtctccagccaaacaaaagataattttaaaaaattcccattTGAGGACTGCATTATGTTTTGAAAAATGTTGatttaggctgaagagatggcttggcggttaaggtacttgcttgcaaagcttaaggacctaggttcaaattcccagttcccacgtaaaccagatgcacaaggcagtgcaatagctggaggccctgggaggccctggcacacccattctttctcctctctcaaataaataaattaaaaaatgttgatCTAGGAGCCAGGGCTGGGAGAAAAGGGAAACCCCCAAAAGTTCCAGCAAAGCAAAACTTACACTAAAGTCAGCCTCACTGCAACTGAAGGTTAGCCAAGttcgcctttcatcccagcactcaggaggcagagggtggaggatcactgtgagttcgaggctatcctgagacacataacaaattccaggtcagcctgggccagaccgaGATCCTAccttataacaaaaaaaaaaaaaaaaaaaattgaaacttaaATGTTCTTGCAAACTGACCagatcaacacacacacacacacaaaatcagtgaCAAGTAGGTTTCTCTCAGCCTATCCCACAGCCAGTGGTAGATCTCCAGGGGCCACTTGGACACACCTGCTTCCGGGAGGCAAGGGAACTGGCTGCCTCCCAGTGTTGCTGCTGTTTTGGTCACTACGGACACAAAAGAGCCACCTGTTCTCTCAAGTCACAAGGTCTTCCTCGAGCTCCCTGGCCGGGACTGGAACACATTTCCTGGCCCCTTGTCCCCGGTTCACAGGTACGGctgtctcctccctccacacTGACATCACCAGTTCTTCCTTCACACCTCCACGCTGGACTCCGTGGTATGTGTCCCAGGTGAGCAGTCAGCTCCAGGTGACCTTCCTGGAGTCCACAAGATAACCACTGGCCTCGGGTGTTTGCTTGCCGGTGGCCTTATCGAAGATCAACACTGGCGGCTCCTGCCTCCCCAGGCCTTCGGGGCCAAGCTGCCTCTCTCAGCAGGCGCCTGGTTGCCTGGATGGGGCTttcttccttgggctggaggaCTGGGGTCTTCTCTGCGAGCTGTGGGGATCTCCCTGCCATCTCCACCTTCAGTCACTCTGCGCCTCAGGCCACCAGGGCTGTCAAGATGCCTGGTGACACACTCCCATGCTGCTAGGACGAAAGGTGCTACCACTGGCACACGGGGTGCTGCCCGCAGGTGGTACAGCCCGGCCTACACGTCCCCACCACTAGAGTTCCCGCAAGGCCTCAATTCCCAGAGCAGGGTATCACTGGACCCCGTATCAACTATTCTACCAACGTCTTCCTGTCTAGACAGGCTGCCCATCCCACCCACCCGAAGCAGCCCTGTCACGGCGGCACCACCAGGGCACCGTGGAAGCACAGCCACTGCACGTGGTAGCAGCTGCCACTGTGCCAGGGAGGCATGCGCGGGTCGAACTTGGGACCCATGAGCAAGCTCTTCTTAGAGGTCACTGCAGTGTCCAGCTAGAGAGTCCTTCAGCAAGTCGCAAGTCCTAGACTGATGGGCTCTGGTATATGCCAGCCCCATGACTATCATTCAACGTGGCTGCCACCCACGGGCCACCTTACCAGTTATGACATACACTCGTTGCCACCCTTGTCATCCCGTCCTCACAGAAGTAAGCAGGTACGGGGATCTCTGAGGGCCAAACACTTCCCCAAGGACTAGCATGCTAGGCTCCAGGCCATCCCATGTGTCCCCTCCCGCAGTTGACATTCACTAAACTAGGGTGGCTGTCACACCGCGGAGGCAGCAGCCAGGTGAGCAAGCAGGGTTGGGGCAAGGCTCAGTGGTGGACAATGGCCTGGGAAGTGCAGTTCTCTGAGTACCATCctcgaattaaaaaaaaaaaaaaaatagtaataatgaaaggaaaaaagaaacggCAAAGCCAGTCACCTtttaacgcccccccccccccacctcatgcCTACACCTGCTGCTAGGGAGCAGTGACGCATCTACCTGTCTTGGAGAGGACCCCAAGAGCGTGCCCCTGCTTGCTCGGACTGTGAAAGCAATACCAGCCTCAGTGGCAGTGTGGGACTGGATAGGCTTGAAgctcatctttaaaaaagaaaagaaaggaatatttacatgtaagcagagagagagaggatgcatgcaccaggacctctagccattgcaaaccaactccagatgtatgagcaactttgtgcatctggctttacatggatactgggaaactgaacccaggtcgttaggctttgccttaaccgctgagccatctccccagccccttgaagCTCTCTTGATGTCTGCGTCTCATCTGGGAGAAGGGGAACAAGCCAAGTTCACCAAGTGCATAGCTAAGCCAGACCTTGGAGCCTTTCTCCTGCCTCCCCTCCACCAGGGCCACACCCACGTGGGATAGGTCTCTTCACTTTTCAATAGGGACAGTGGAAGCCACTGCCTCACCTAAAACCAGCTGGGTACCTCTCAGGGCGCCTGACCTCCACTGTTGGTTTCCACTGAGGGCAGGGGGACATTTCTGGTTCCCAAGGAATGTAACCACCCACGCAAG carries:
- the Sec13 gene encoding protein SEC13 homolog is translated as MVSVINTVDTSHEDMIHDAQMDYYGTRLATCSSDRSVKIFDVRNGGQILIADLRGHEGPVWQVAWAHPMYGNVLASCSYDRKVIIWKEDNGTWDKTHEHSGHDSSVNSVCWAPHDYGLILACGSSDGAISLLTYTGESQWEVKKINNAHTIGCNAVSWAPAVVPGSLIDQPSGQKPNYIKKFASGGCDNLIKLWREEEDGQWKEEQKLEAHSDWVRDVAWAPSIGLPTSTIASCSQDGRVFIWTCDDSSGNMWSPKLLHKFNDVVWHVSWSITANILAVSGGDNKVTLWKESVDGQWVCISDVNKGQGSVSTSVTEGQQNEQ